A window of Cherax quadricarinatus isolate ZL_2023a chromosome 62, ASM3850222v1, whole genome shotgun sequence genomic DNA:
caaagattaaggaaatgtgtgcaatgtggcttaaagtgcaaaccttttttgatgacaatcaccctcacacagctattgcaagccgtgctggtgactattacactgacaatgttgtgaaacactttaggaatgtcattaaggaacgggaggtacaggcctctatggacagatatgttgtgcgacagaagtccagtgactctgaagctggtcctagtggcattaaaagaagaagggaagtaatcccgtaaaaggacttgctacctcaattcctaatggaaggggattccccttctaaacactaacacctctcccctcctcccattccatcaatcatcaccagatcttcattaaaggtaagtgtcaattattctattgttattgttgttattgtaattattctattgcattaaacttaatatttcatgtagtaaaattttttttttcatacttctgggtgtcttgcatggattaatttgatttccattatttcttatgaggagaattgattcgcttttcgatattttcggtattcgatgagctctcaggaacggattaatatcgaataccgggggtccactgtattgtttacaacaataaacatgcacaaatgctTATATTACTAATGTTCTATtaaatatttacatatgtacagtcactgtacatgtgtctagaactgctgcagtctgtggaagtccttgaaacaaggtatcatgcagaggtaccttacattcctcgcacataatcagagtgtctttgcgtctttgttccCGTCATTTTGTctgtgcacagacaacacatctcttctgaggccatttcttcttagttgcaggaagctgtattaagaagtgatcaccttccctcctcaaatgcttgggtatTTCCTTAGGAGTTCGAGGAGggttttgtatagcaggtgttgttacctggtacttcattatgagttgtctgacaacagacaaacaaaattcaccatatggtggtttgttgccggtctttatttggtacatattatatgcattgagcattgaaatgtccatgagatggaagaaaagtttcatgtaccacttgtaactcttacgaacacaatcgaCAAAGCCAATCTGCACGTCACATTTGTTAACCAAAtgtatgttttgtgtataatcaatcactgttacTGGTTTtagaatacgttcattagtcactctatCAACGTTGCCACTGTCTTTCATTTCGTTAGGGTggatggttgtcaacaatgtgacaccttgtttctcatgccaccataatgccatgatgtccTTGGCAGTaatcacctgcacctcaccaccaTGACtgcctgcgttgaacctgggcatatgtatATGTTTACGACtagaatgcactgtgccacacacatctgtcatgttcactcgcaagaaatcactgagtaaagggcttgtgtaccagtttttttttttttttcaacaagtcggtcacctcccaccgaggcagggtgatccaaaagagaaaatactttcatcatcattcaacactttcacctcactcacacataatcactgtttttgcagaggtgctcagaatacaacagtttagaagcatatatgtataaagatacacaacatatccctccaaactgccaatatcccaaacccctcctttaaccctttgactgttttggtcgtatacatACGTCtttgagccaccgtttttgatgcatatatactcataaattctagtggcttcaaatcaagcaggagaaagctggtaggcccacatgtgagagaatgggtctatgtggtcagtgtgcaccatatataaaaaaaatcctgcagcacacagtgcataatgagaaaaaaactccaaccgtttttttttaattaaaatgccgactttgtggtctattttcgtttaatatttatggttgtattctcgttttcttggtctcatttgatagaatggaaaacaaatagaaaaagaggtgattttgattggttttactatgaaaagaaccttgaaatggagctcaaagtaggggaaatgtttgatttttgccgatgttcaaaagtaaacagatgtcattttccaataaatgtccaagtagccattctaatatgcagtcatgaatgggttgacattatttatacaattgttacaatattgtagtagtctgcataacagtaaatcttctattttttgtttgaataaaaattcaaaatagaaagcaagagtaatatcagaggggcctggagacatgactgatgaacaaagaaaatgttattctagagccaagaatgtctacattgttcattctggatcctattttgaaattgtcatatttttttaattttcatgaaattggcctaattgcaaatttctgaccatgttattgggtagttgaaatcggtaaatgggcagtttcttgtactcaatcgatagaaaaaaatggagttctaaagaaatagctatgagtttagtctactggaacaatgtaactagcagaaaatagggctcaaagtgggtgaaatcgccgattcgtaaatatcgccgaggttgctaacttcgcaagagcgtaattccatcagttttccatcaaatttcattcttttggtgtcaatacaatcgggaaaagattctctatcatttcataagaaaaaataatttttttttttaaattttgtgacaccaggagacacctcaggatttggggttgcgacagtcaaggggttaaagtgcaggcactgtacttcccatttccaggactcacgtccggctatataaaaataattgctttccctgaatcccttcattaaatattaccctgctcacactccaacagctcatcaggttccaaatactattcgtctccattcactcctatataacacgctcgtgcacgcttgcagttatcagtatataatgtatgccccttaccaagataaggtgccatcatgtttctcactatgccacctgagatacccaataacatcctggtatctttcaatgttttacttcccgtgtatacaattGTATCCAATACcgggccactgtcacagtcacagagtacaaacagttttataccaaagtgtttcctcatgctcggtatatactgcttgaatgagtctgcctttgaacaaaatcaaagactcgtcaattacaagattcttgaatggataaaagtacatgttgaacttttgtttcaaATACTTAAAAACATTTCTaaccttgtataacctgtcacttctgtcaggcctggttttgtaagagaagtgcaacatacataacagtaagacaaaCCTGTTCAccgggatgatttcactgaagaccagggtacaaattagccgatctgtggaccagtatgattttatattatacttatagacatgaggcataagcattattgttgcaaaaagtaaatacatttcagccacagttgtctctttccactggtgtagtcttgactgtggtgatattattgtatttgccatggtgtactctaaatatttgttactttccctgacaaaaaTTTctatcaagggctggtcaaagaatagttcaaagaattccagttcatttgcagtgtttccaagggaacaAGATGGTagtattccactttgagagttGTCAAACTGATGGGGAGTGGGAACAAAATTggaattttgctgccaatcccagatgtggtttgctggtggatactggacatcataagctggttgtggttatagttgtagttgtggtgtggtggtggatgacactCCACTTTGTCCTGGATCTGAtgagtcagcagcatgggtcccagcctgggctggcgaGTCATGCATAGCcatggcactaccaccaccactaccaccaccagtaccaccacctactgatgccagtggtctatccatgccaagtatattattattattattattattataataaaaaagaagcgctaagccacaagggctatacagccatgccaagtgtagccacatcattctcactttcactgtctattcctggtgtagggccacgggatatactccgggatgtactccgtccccttggcactgcatagggaacactacccgagCACATGCAGCGGCGTATATACCgacacttcactggtgaatatgattcatcactatcactgcttgaatgatcatcaagagcaataaaatcaaagtccacatcactatcatcatcattactcaagtctgaggcctggccacgcaaaaatattagttttctcttgggacgaggtacaactgaacgtgcccacaccagaggtagaaggttgaggatcgtcaggattTTCTGCACTACTTTTGATATCCTGGTCATTGCTTCAGTCACTAATcaatcaaagccatagaattcctGTTCTTTTTCACTTCtatcagagtcagaactatcagttaggaagaggagagtccaaATTTGCctcggagtgagagctgcctaGCTGCGTGGCATGCTGAAGAAAGCTTACTGaggcggcgttcccacaatgccatgcgggcgcctagaatttttgtttacggTGCACACAAAccatgcagacccgttctcttagatgtaggcctaccagccttctcgcactaaatttgaggccgctagaattttagCGTAGTTCTACAGTTTGGACCCACAACTCAAAGCCGTAGAaatatggcacggaccctgaaagggttaaagccatCACCTCACTAAGATCAAAAATTACGATGAAAAGTTGCAGCAAGTATTACTCATGATGAGGAGGAACAAAATTCTAGTACCATCAAACTAatgaccaagcttggttctgaccaaccggtcgtaagtcaaaatagATGGAAGTTGAACCTTAGAAAATTgctgacatactgggtagggcataatgtcaaacctttgctATATCAAGTACCTACATAGTATTACATGTTactttttattaaatattttaatacTGTATATAAACATCACAGTTATTTTAAcgattttattttattgtgatTTGTGAGTAATGTGAGAGCTCTCCTGAGATGGCGCATTGCCACGAGTAGCAGTCAACTGTCATACGGCAGTATGCATCGGCCCACCCAACCCTGCTGCCAGACGTACAGTCGTAAGTATGAGTGGTCGTATGTTGAGCAGGTCGCAAGTTGGACTGACAGTTTTTCCACGGCCTTGTTTATACCTCGTTCAACTTCACAAGTTCTCATTCTTTCGAACATCCAGTTGGCTCAGTGATCAGGTGTACATCTTGTGGCAGTATGGGGAAGATAGAGTCCACACTGTCCTTAATCACAATCACTGTATGCCTTATCACATTTAATATAGTAATATACGTACTGTACTTTCTTAACAGTATACGGTCACTGAATCTCTATTAATGTACTTCCCACTTTATTTCATACCTATTACATATAATTATTTACAACTGTTATTTATTTGTGTAATTCACATTTACGTATATacatcctctcctcacttaacagcgGAGCTCTGTTCCTAGGACCATGTccgtaaacgaattcatcgctaagcaaGAAGCATACtacaatggtagtgagtttgtgtcagccatctttgatattgttttaatgtcacctctgcatcatttaaaacatttttagaatatttttaaatgtttagacagtaatgtactgtatattgtaataaaaataatagaagaaatcagctctaatatacattatttaggtatgtatactggtcaggaagcctgttgtaagtctgagttgtcggtaaacgagtatgtcgctaagtgaggagaggctgtatatactgtatatatttcatGAGAAATTATGTTTAAACTCAAGTCCTGCCCAAAATGTTGCATTTACCTGGGAATTCTCCAATAATATACCCAATGCTGTTATCTGTAGTTGTAGATTATTAATATAAAGTGAATATAATTTTTTGATTAAAATCATTTAAATCTGAGTGCACATAGGAAAAAAAGGCATATACTATCTTAAAGCACCAACCAAAGGGAATCAGCATCATCTTTTTCCCACAAATGCAAACAGATTTCATCAGATACTGGCAAAGTAGGGAAATCCTGTATCAGCCAAGGCATTTCTGTCCACCTTAGAGCCATTTGAGACGGTGTCAGGGCAAACAGTGACAAAATTATACCAGCTGAGTCTCTCTAAACAAGACCATaagatgcacaaataacccacacataggagaaagaaacttatgacaatgtttcagtccaacttaaaccattaactagccacagtgtgcgactagttaatggtccaagtcggactgaaatgtcgtcataagtttctttctcttatgtatgggttatttgtgtattgttctagtcatggtattgtgcctttttgttcttaaaGAGCATAAGAGTACCTAAGAGCTCCCAAGGTCATGATGGTagacaggtgagtacaaacactatAACTGTTGAGTCTCTCTAAGCAAAAGCTTGAGAGGATACTGGTGAGTTACTACATGGGTGTGATGTGTCCAGAGGGTGACCAAGGTGTTCAGGGTATCTGGACAGCTTGTGGAGGGAAGTGGAGTACACGCTCCAGCCTTGACTTCAGTCTCCTTCCTgtagtcatcacacacacactccataacTGAAACTGATATTAACTTATTATTTGACAACTGGCACTTGCTTAGTGTATTTTTTAATGTATTTCATATTTAAGCAGCATGCACTACTGATATAAATATTACAGTTCACTCTCGATTTAATTTATGCACAGAGACAAATGGATGGCCAGCAAAGGTAATTGTGGTGGACGCAGATAAGAATGTTTTGCCATGCTCATAGAAATAATGGACAATTCTGAAACCAAAAGATTTTATCCACTCTTCCTAAATAAGCTAAACCTGCAGATTTTATCCTGCTTTTCTGAAGTCTATTAAATCAAGGAGTTACTGTATTTTATAAATTTTGTGATGTTTAAAATGTTTTGGCTTTAAGTTAAATTTATTCCACTCCATCAACTTATTAAACCAGCTTTATAATGCAATAAAAAGCTGGCAGAGTACTGAGACTGACAGAACTGATCACTACCTTGCCTTTTGAATTACCATATGACATCACTAAACACCACTTTAAActaataaaataaattaataaaaaaaatgataatagaGCCTCAGAAAACACACTTCTACTCTTGCCTCTTTATTCAGAGCTATGCTGAACCTTCACTTTATTTTGTATGTATTAGACATTGTCATGCTGAGTGAAGTTTCATGTTTACTTTAGGCCTGGTGATGAATTTTAACTTGGTTCAAAAACACTGCCAAAATTCTGTTTTACTCCCAGAGAGTGTTTGAACATACATTATATGAATacatctgctgaagagggtctCTGATTAAGGCTGAAATATACAGATCCTTTCCAttctattttattttatataaatgTGGAAGTTACCATTCCACATGCACGCACATCAAAACAGGAGAAAAATAGGTCACGACTGCAAAATGAGAAAAATGCAGTGGAAAAAATACTAAAGTATTTCCTCATGGCACAATGTTCTGAAAATGAATCGAAGAGAAGGTGGTGAAGgctacaaccactggaacatTGGTAGTGAGGTTCATTCTAAAACTAGTGCATGCTAAACTAACCCATCTGCTGCAAGGTGAGGCTGGAGAAGAGTGGCTGCTCAGCATTGCTTTTTTGTAGTCTCTGCAAATTCTGCAGTTCCTCTAGTAACTTGTCCATTGTCCGTACACATGCTTTCTGTAGTACCATGCAAAAAATGTATGAAGGGAAATTTAAAGGGGCATAGATACTGCATACCATACATTTGCGATccctatgtatgtatacatagaGATCACAGTATAGGCAGACCTCGCTTTACAGAGTTTAgtttatctttattatgcaccccatacccatcctgtgggtggtagtcaaaatattacagaggtgcataatgggtccagggactgtacctcaacattacagaggtacataatgggtccagggactggaccccaatgttatgatagatgaactagttacaaaggtaatgaactccacacctggtcacaatagtaatgagttataaatacaaatattaagagggtcatacacacacacacacacgagggcacacgcacagacacatgcacacgagcgtacaaacatatacatacacacacacacacatggtaatgctttatttacaggaagcaaagtcagggtatttctccagaatggtctgtaatataccactgtggataaaatactttgccatttcttgaacatttctgagtgggttgtctctaaattcattaattttatagcactccagtacataatgaagcagggtgtgacaataatccatctggcaaagtttacatttcgtttggtctacatctggtggtggtgatttaacctgccaaagatacttgtaacccagccggagctgggcggtagtgacagccggagctgggcggtagtgacatccaagagtcggcttattttgttggatgcaccatagacatgtggctcctactgcatgatggaatgatgatatatggactgacttgtgtcagtctccctaagtcttaagtcaataaagttcaattgaagttcttttcatataattgttctcaaactaacttacaacccaagattgtaatctactccctctttgaaagcatacagcttagccaattcatcagttctatcatgcatctgaagaccaagcTATACACAAAAATATttcaaggtaagtaatgtgtgtactgtagatgcatttttaggcctagctctattgcttgcttaatatatgatagtgtaaacatgttattaggCTTTTAAATATATTTGAAAGTTAAAACAGGCTATGTTTCACCTTACAGCAgttgcctggaacctaaccaactgtataagtaataataataataatatctttatttctacaagtacatgtacaaggtatacaggcctagctacaATGATGTACTATACTATGCATATAGGAAgtcccttgttatacagagcatttcgggaaaattaggtcaattttatcccaggatgtgacccacactagtcgactaacacccaggtacccattttactgatgggtgaacagggacaacaggtgttttATGGATACACATCCTAACATTTTCCAGCCATACTGGGGGTTGACcttcggacctcagtgtgtgagctgagtgcactagcaatcgagctacaggaTTGCCAGTAGAACTGGGGATGCAGTTGGTTTTGTAGGTTATgtgcaaaccccttcccatcaaACCTTGTGAAGCAGTTAGGTACCACAAACATGTGCTTGTTCTTCTTAATTAAATCTTGTGAAGAAATTAGTTTTATAGAACATGCTGGCCCCTCCTCATTAGACCTTGTGTAAATTAACTACACTAAGTTCACTTATAAAACTCCTCTATAAAGGTTGATTTTTTgcaaatattaatgaaaaaaaatgcatACAGAAGTGAATAGCATGTGCTTATTATGAAAGCCTTTCCGTGCGCTATTTAGTTTTGAatgtttttttaacacaccagccatctcccaccgaggcagagtgacctgtaaaaaaaaaaatcaaaagtttttcttacatttagtaatatatacaggagaatgggttactagcctcttactCTTTTTATATTACATTTAAAAAAACCAATATACTGtacagaggagctttataaaATAGCTTACTGTACTTTATGTTATATACATGCCTCTTCccatagcttggttggtagcacactcagctcacacaccgaggtccaGGGGGCAATCcccagtatgggtggaaacattaggatgtgttttcttaagacacctgctgcccatgttcacctatcagtaaaataggtacctggtttttagtcgactggtgtgggtcatatcctggggacaaaactgacctaatttgcccgaaatgctctgtataacaagtggctttctatatagtggtatgtcattgatgtcagttaggcttgtataccttgtacatgtacttgtagaaatgttattattaataaaactTCACTTTACAAACTAAGTCTACTTTACCATCTTAGCAATAGCCTCAGCTAGTTGTTGTGCAGCATGGTGTACTTGTTGATCCAGGTGGTCACCCTGCTGGGTGCCCACCAGCTCTCCTACCACAGTCTTCAGCTCCGACACACCAGATTTCCAAGCCACTATCCAGTCCTGAGCAGCGCTCCATGCTGACCTTATTATGGATGACACCAGTTTTCGGGTCTTCTGTCCTTCGGATTTTTCACTAGGTAGAATAACCACATCTGTAGAaacacactattattattacattattatacaGTGCCTAGGGTATGGGAAATAATCAGGGTTGATCCAAGAAAGGGTAGTTTAAATTCTTTAGATTGAGAGGCTTGCAATAACATCAATACattgcctctcctcacttaatgacatactcatttaccgacaacttggacttacgacggtctctctgaccagtatgcatacctaaataatatatattagagctgatttcatctattctgtttattacaatatacagaacactactgtataaacatttaaaaatgtactaaaaatgttataaatgatgcataggtgacattaaaatatcaaagatggtcaacacaaactcactaccattatagtatgctcctcacttagcgacgaattcgtttactgacgtggtcttaggaatggaacttagtcattaagtgaggagaagctgtacccACTTTGAATGGTGTAAATGCATATGAAATCCTTTGTTAAACTATACAAAACATAATCACGTAAAATTACtctaacacacacaaaaaaaatgttcACATGTACAGTATCCACAAAGTAAATCATGCTGAcccatgttaaccctttcagggtttcggacgtactggtacggcttatgcaccagagtttttgacgtacagtggacccccgacattcgatggcatcgacattcgataaatccaacattcgatgcattttaacacaaaaattttgcctcggcattcgatacgattcgtacgagaagtgtccacgtgtggcctgaactgccccgtgtgtgccagtgtttacaagccagccagtgtgcgcgcatctaaggatacattcggtacattccatattatccatattatcactgtttttggtgcttgtttctgcaaaataagtaaccatgggccccaagaaagcttctagtgccaaccctttgagaaaaaaggtgctaatgactactgaaatgaagaaagagataattgcaaagtacgaaagtggagtgcgagTGTcagagtgcatgatgatttggtaaagaaattgcctgcaactagtggtgatgtgagtgaatttaaggccagcaaaggttagtttgaaagatttaagaatcatagtgacatacacagtgtggtaaggcatggtgaggctgccagtctACACgctgactgagagggaggcagaggtacgaacgtacacatgcgcatcccgtgacgtcacacaaacagttacaggcctaaaagggatcttctatataaacacatggatggtactatgatatgctatacaacacatataaggggatcagcaactatgctgacagctcggtcatgttacgtatgtcgtctcgacatacactactatcctataggctgaacaggcaggtggttctgggctgattctatacaataacaaattcatatataacttagaactaatggatggtatcataatggatgt
This region includes:
- the LOC128687242 gene encoding uncharacterized protein translates to MSRNKRGSLEQRAAGNSKLFGNPDVVILPSEKSEGQKTRKLVSSIIRSAWSAAQDWIVAWKSGVSELKTVVGELVGTQQGDHLDQQVHHAAQQLAEAIAKMKACVRTMDKLLEELQNLQRLQKSNAEQPLFSSLTLQQMVSVMECVCDDYRKETEVKAGACTPLPSTSCPDTLNTLVTLWTHHTHVVTHQYPLKLLLRETQQL